From Acipenser ruthenus chromosome 2, fAciRut3.2 maternal haplotype, whole genome shotgun sequence, a single genomic window includes:
- the LOC117404020 gene encoding alpha-ketoglutarate dehydrogenase component 4 isoform X2, with product MGSKMAAASRVVQTVKSHAPLIKFPDRLGSPRPNVQEALKTMKMTSPPQSTGTQMAQSAVGSASRPPGPPSSASLSWLPGPPDTASSVRALPHKYRRRTMAEEEMGYIQRGGPE from the exons ATGGGGAGCAAAATGGCAGCTGCCAGTAGGGTAGTACAG ACGGTGAAATCTCATGCGCCTTTAATAAAATTCCCTGATAGACTTGGCAGCCCGAGGCCTAATG TGCAGGAAGCactaaaaacaatgaaaatgacCTCGCCACCACAATCCACCGGGACCCAGATGGCACAGTCGGCAGTAGGATCTGCATCCAGACCGCCAGGTCCTCCAAGCTCAGCATCACTTAGCTGGTTACCAGGCCCCCCCGACACGGCAAGCTCAGTGAGAGCCCTTCCTCACAAATACAGGAGGAGGACGATGGCAGAAGAAGAAATGGGTTATATCCAG cgcgGAGGACCAGAATGA
- the LOC117404020 gene encoding alpha-ketoglutarate dehydrogenase component 4 isoform X1, whose amino-acid sequence MGSKMAAASRVVQTVKSHAPLIKFPDRLGSPRPNVFVSVQEALKTMKMTSPPQSTGTQMAQSAVGSASRPPGPPSSASLSWLPGPPDTASSVRALPHKYRRRTMAEEEMGYIQRGGPE is encoded by the exons ATGGGGAGCAAAATGGCAGCTGCCAGTAGGGTAGTACAG ACGGTGAAATCTCATGCGCCTTTAATAAAATTCCCTGATAGACTTGGCAGCCCGAGGCCTAATG TTTTTGTTTCAGTGCAGGAAGCactaaaaacaatgaaaatgacCTCGCCACCACAATCCACCGGGACCCAGATGGCACAGTCGGCAGTAGGATCTGCATCCAGACCGCCAGGTCCTCCAAGCTCAGCATCACTTAGCTGGTTACCAGGCCCCCCCGACACGGCAAGCTCAGTGAGAGCCCTTCCTCACAAATACAGGAGGAGGACGATGGCAGAAGAAGAAATGGGTTATATCCAG cgcgGAGGACCAGAATGA
- the LOC117404012 gene encoding chronophin isoform X1, translating to MAGALSRRGCIKIRGPQLRELLDSKCNILFDCDGVIWEGEKAIPGAIEVVSLLKNQGKNVFFVTNNCTRPRDSYMQKFTRLGFTDVQKRDIFSSAYCSAVYLRDFANLQGKVFVIGGDGVYKELREAGVPFVESEPETPGMTISDCPLHSDVKAVLVAYDEDFNFLKLAKACCYLRDSECLFIASDPDPWHPVRGGRVTPGSGSLTAALETATNRKATVMGKPSRFMFECITSQCGADAAQSLMVGDRLETDILFGANCGLSTVLTLTGVSTIEEAQANLESDSPAKQNAVPDYVVDSIGPTVINEKLAAGSHLVDETGNVKGSINSKEPAPMEKPNIEDRSSEYVVQFFNDVDGHKSQRKNKQLTKRAARVEYWFINSVDQYD from the exons ATGGCAGGTGCATTGAGCAGGAGGGGTTGCATAAAGATCCGAGGTCCTCAACTAAGAGAACTACTGGATTCAAAATGCAACATACTGTTCGATTGCGATGGGGTCATCTGGGAAGGAGAAAAAGCAATTCCCGGTGCTATAGAGGTGGTAAGCTTACTGAAAAACCAAGGGAAAAATGTATTCTTCGTTACCAACAATTGCACCAGGCCTAGGGACAGCTACATGCAGAAGTTTACGAGGTTGGGTTTTACTGACGTACAGAAGAGGGATATTTTTAGCTCTGCATACTGCTCTGCAGTTTACCTGAGGGATTTTGCCAACCTGCAAGGCAAGGTGTTCGTTATCGGGGGAGACGGGGTTTATAAGGAGCTCAGGGAAGCCGGGGTGCCCTTTGTGGAAAGTGAGCCGGAGACCCCTGGTATGACGATATCCGACTGCCCGCTCCATTCTGATGTCAAGGCGGTTCTGGTTGCATACGATGAAGATTTTAATTTTCTGAAGTTAGCTAAAGCATGCTGCTACTTGCGGGACTCAGAATGTCTGTTTATTGCTTCGGATCCAGACCCCTGGCACCCAGTTAGAGGAGGAAGAGTTACCCCTG GTTCTGGAAGTCTCACTGCTGCCTTGGAAACTGCCACAAACAGAAAGGCCACTGTTATGGGGAAGCCGAGCAGGTTCATGTTTGAGTGCATCACCAGTCAGTGTGGTGCGGACGCCGCTCAGTCTCTCATGGTCGGCGACCGCCTGGAAACAGACATCCTGTTTGGGGCAAACTGTGGCCTTTCCACTGTGCTCACCCTGACCGGGGTGTCCACGATTGAGGAAGCCCAGGCTAACCTGGAAAGTGACAGTCCAGCGAAGCAGAATGCGGTACCAGATTATGTTGTGGACAGCATTG GACCAACTGTGATTAACGAAAAACTG gcTGCCGGGTCACACCTTGTTGATGAGACAG GAAATGTAAAAGGAAGCATTAACAGCAAAGAGCCTGCTCCCATGGAGAAGCCAAACATTGAGGATAGAAGTTCTGAATATGTTGTCCAGTTCTTCAATGATGTCGATGGACACAAATCTCAAAGAAAGAATAAACAACTAACTAAGAGAGCAGCAAGAGTAGAATATTGGTTTATTAATTCAGTGGACCAGTACGATTAG
- the LOC117404012 gene encoding chronophin isoform X2, whose protein sequence is MAGALSRRGCIKIRGPQLRELLDSKCNILFDCDGVIWEGEKAIPGAIEVVSLLKNQGKNVFFVTNNCTRPRDSYMQKFTRLGFTDVQKRDIFSSAYCSAVYLRDFANLQGKVFVIGGDGVYKELREAGVPFVESEPETPGMTISDCPLHSDVKAVLVAYDEDFNFLKLAKACCYLRDSECLFIASDPDPWHPVRGGRVTPGSGSLTAALETATNRKATVMGKPSRFMFECITSQCGADAAQSLMVGDRLETDILFGANCGLSTVLTLTGVSTIEEAQANLESDSPAKQNAVPDYVVDSIGDFLLALKT, encoded by the exons ATGGCAGGTGCATTGAGCAGGAGGGGTTGCATAAAGATCCGAGGTCCTCAACTAAGAGAACTACTGGATTCAAAATGCAACATACTGTTCGATTGCGATGGGGTCATCTGGGAAGGAGAAAAAGCAATTCCCGGTGCTATAGAGGTGGTAAGCTTACTGAAAAACCAAGGGAAAAATGTATTCTTCGTTACCAACAATTGCACCAGGCCTAGGGACAGCTACATGCAGAAGTTTACGAGGTTGGGTTTTACTGACGTACAGAAGAGGGATATTTTTAGCTCTGCATACTGCTCTGCAGTTTACCTGAGGGATTTTGCCAACCTGCAAGGCAAGGTGTTCGTTATCGGGGGAGACGGGGTTTATAAGGAGCTCAGGGAAGCCGGGGTGCCCTTTGTGGAAAGTGAGCCGGAGACCCCTGGTATGACGATATCCGACTGCCCGCTCCATTCTGATGTCAAGGCGGTTCTGGTTGCATACGATGAAGATTTTAATTTTCTGAAGTTAGCTAAAGCATGCTGCTACTTGCGGGACTCAGAATGTCTGTTTATTGCTTCGGATCCAGACCCCTGGCACCCAGTTAGAGGAGGAAGAGTTACCCCTG GTTCTGGAAGTCTCACTGCTGCCTTGGAAACTGCCACAAACAGAAAGGCCACTGTTATGGGGAAGCCGAGCAGGTTCATGTTTGAGTGCATCACCAGTCAGTGTGGTGCGGACGCCGCTCAGTCTCTCATGGTCGGCGACCGCCTGGAAACAGACATCCTGTTTGGGGCAAACTGTGGCCTTTCCACTGTGCTCACCCTGACCGGGGTGTCCACGATTGAGGAAGCCCAGGCTAACCTGGAAAGTGACAGTCCAGCGAAGCAGAATGCGGTACCAGATTATGTTGTGGACAGCATTGGTGACTTTTTACTTGCACTGAAAACCTAA
- the LOC117404015 gene encoding centromere protein H isoform X2, whose translation MIMSGRCIVISRVAMASAVLYTGAMDAFQNLHEACSKLGHLALNSCQSPVPANTDNEESLARILRLREQVADQCLEMKIRIKSDQGNYSIPGILAEENPDITEMTKDLEDVKLSIHNKTLALHRMQFTHAVLEKMKENDKEAQLMKATGKHTLSLCSRIFRLKQESSEIEDQVREVRKRRLALKKEALGKLMEIRAAKKRKEEKMQALQSEMLKKGQGSMEKHLKMVTLVQNVLQGIIIGSRVNWAADPKLKEIALGLEKNPAFD comes from the exons ATGATAATGAGCGGGCGGTGCATTGTGATATCCCGCGTGGCAATGGCCTCAGCAGTGTT ATATACAGGAGCAATGGATGCCTTCCAGAACCTTCATGAAGCTTGTTCAAAGCTTGGACATCTGGCTTTAAACAGCTGTCAGTCACCAGTACCTGCCAATACAGACAATGAAGAATCACTTGCGCGTATTCTCAG GTTAAGAGAACAAGTGGCGGACCAGTGTTTGGAAATGAAAATCAGAATAAAGTCAG ATCAAGGCAATTATAGCATCCCTGGAATCCTTGCAGAAGAAAACCCAGATAT AACGGAAATGACAAAAGATTTAGAAGATGTGAAACTCTCTATCCACAACAAAACATTGGCCCTACACAG AATGCAGTTTACCCATGCCGTGTTGGAAAAGATGAAAGAAAATGACAAAGAAGCACA GTTAATGAAGGCAACAGGGAAGCACACACTAAGCCTCTGTTCACGTATATTCAGATTAAAACAG GAGTCCAGTGAAATTGAAGACCAGGTACGAGAAGTTAGGAAAAGGAGATTAG CACTGAAGAAAGAAGCTCTTGGGAAATTGATGGAAATCCGAGCAGCAAAAAAGAGAAAGGAAGAGAAGATGCAAGCATTGCAGAGTGAGATGTTGAAGAAAGGTCAGGGGAGCATGGAGAAGCATCTCAAGATGGTTACTCTGGTGCAAAATGTACTTCAG gggaTTATCATTGGCAGCCGAGTGAACTGGGCTGCAGACCCGAAATTAAAAGAAATCGCCCTGGGGCTCGAGAAGAATCCAGCCTTCGACTGA
- the LOC117973851 gene encoding uncharacterized protein LOC117973851 isoform X2: METPVKKIIFTPRPVTPMISQTQANLLSNLEYSKLSGKSVSPNLAMLRMTSGSSLQEKQRLLQEKHQKAKETLDKLAVGGGVSLWPEMNNMRLTADEGLVLFVSCVLMTFTVFIIFKYLHGPLLLSLHHYTDKVRAFSGNHPILSRSESSVNESVMRWHKDYWKLLDDIQRQFETHLHTAHATYILYLILYVVAVGTLLYYLADNMIQKSRLTPRRIKIWVLLLIATASWTVLMLQLLVYSQNLEHTIEATVHRLLEELAYLATLDFHLQTYHNVATYWRFRCLPPTTRGTLCIFGIVQVRDVFFYLQYYSVPVLTALCTPVLRLMLALKEMYIVPEKTQASLKR, translated from the exons ATGGAAACGCCagtgaagaaaataatatttaccCCCCGGCCAGTGACACCCATGATATCACAGACGCAGGCAAATCTTTT GTCTAACTTGGAATACAGCAAGCTATCTGGGAAGTCTGTCAGCCCAAACCTTGCCATGTTGAGAATGACTTCAG GTTCAAGTTTACAGGAAAAGCAAAGACTTCTGCAGGAGAAACACCAGAAGGCAAAAGAGACTCTGGACAAACTTGCTGTCGGAGGAGGG GTGAGCCTTTGGCCAGAGATGAACAACATGAGGCTGACTGCAGACGAAGGGCTGGTCCTCTTTGTGTCGTGTGTGCTGATGACTTTTACAGTTTTCATCATTTTCAAATATCTACATG GTCCATTGCTGCTGAGCTTACATCACTACACTGATAAAGTCAGGGCCTTTTCTGGAAACCATCCAATCCTAAGCAGGTCCGAATCGTCTGTCAACGAGTCTGTGATGAGATGGCACAAGGATTACTGGAAACTGCTG GATGACATCCAGAGGCAGTTTGAAACCCATCTCCACACAGCCCATGCCACTTATATCCTGTATTTGATTCTCTATGTCGTTGCTGTCGGGACGCTGCTGTACTATCTTGCTGATAACATGATTCAGAAAAGCAGGCTCACGCCACGAAGGATAAAAATTTG GGTTTTGCTTCTGATTGCTACAGCATCCTGGACTGTACTGATGCTTCAGTTACTGGTTTATTCCCAAAACCTGGAGCACACTATTGAGGCTACAGTTCACAGGCTTCTAGAAGAGCTG GCTTATCTAGCAACACTGGACTTTCATCTCCAAACATATCACAATGTTGCCACCTACTGGAGATTTCGATGCCTTCCACCTACCACCCGGGGAACACTGTGCATCTTTGGAATTGTGCAAGTGAGAGATGTGttcttttatttacagtattacagtgtgCCAGTGCTAACTGCACTCTGCACCCCTGTCCTGAGACTGATGCTAGCTCTGAAAGAGATGTATATTGTGCCTGAAAAAACCCAAGCAAGTTTAAAAAGGTAA
- the LOC117404015 gene encoding centromere protein H isoform X1, which translates to MTAVLTGTGNVEEQLEAVIGYTGAMDAFQNLHEACSKLGHLALNSCQSPVPANTDNEESLARILRLREQVADQCLEMKIRIKSDQGNYSIPGILAEENPDITEMTKDLEDVKLSIHNKTLALHRMQFTHAVLEKMKENDKEAQLMKATGKHTLSLCSRIFRLKQESSEIEDQVREVRKRRLALKKEALGKLMEIRAAKKRKEEKMQALQSEMLKKGQGSMEKHLKMVTLVQNVLQGIIIGSRVNWAADPKLKEIALGLEKNPAFD; encoded by the exons ATGACGGCTGTCTTGACTGGAACAGGGAATGTGGAAGAGCAGTTAGAAGCGGTGATAGG ATATACAGGAGCAATGGATGCCTTCCAGAACCTTCATGAAGCTTGTTCAAAGCTTGGACATCTGGCTTTAAACAGCTGTCAGTCACCAGTACCTGCCAATACAGACAATGAAGAATCACTTGCGCGTATTCTCAG GTTAAGAGAACAAGTGGCGGACCAGTGTTTGGAAATGAAAATCAGAATAAAGTCAG ATCAAGGCAATTATAGCATCCCTGGAATCCTTGCAGAAGAAAACCCAGATAT AACGGAAATGACAAAAGATTTAGAAGATGTGAAACTCTCTATCCACAACAAAACATTGGCCCTACACAG AATGCAGTTTACCCATGCCGTGTTGGAAAAGATGAAAGAAAATGACAAAGAAGCACA GTTAATGAAGGCAACAGGGAAGCACACACTAAGCCTCTGTTCACGTATATTCAGATTAAAACAG GAGTCCAGTGAAATTGAAGACCAGGTACGAGAAGTTAGGAAAAGGAGATTAG CACTGAAGAAAGAAGCTCTTGGGAAATTGATGGAAATCCGAGCAGCAAAAAAGAGAAAGGAAGAGAAGATGCAAGCATTGCAGAGTGAGATGTTGAAGAAAGGTCAGGGGAGCATGGAGAAGCATCTCAAGATGGTTACTCTGGTGCAAAATGTACTTCAG gggaTTATCATTGGCAGCCGAGTGAACTGGGCTGCAGACCCGAAATTAAAAGAAATCGCCCTGGGGCTCGAGAAGAATCCAGCCTTCGACTGA
- the LOC117404012 gene encoding chronophin isoform X3 produces the protein MAGALSRRGCIKIRGPQLRELLDSKCNILFDCDGVIWEGEKAIPGAIEVVSLLKNQGKNVFFVTNNCTRPRDSYMQKFTRLGFTDVQKRDIFSSAYCSAVYLRDFANLQGKVFVIGGDGVYKELREAGVPFVESEPETPGMTISDCPLHSDVKAVLVAYDEDFNFLKLAKACCYLRDSECLFIASDPDPWHPVRGGRVTPGPTVINEKLAAGSHLVDETGNVKGSINSKEPAPMEKPNIEDRSSEYVVQFFNDVDGHKSQRKNKQLTKRAARVEYWFINSVDQYD, from the exons ATGGCAGGTGCATTGAGCAGGAGGGGTTGCATAAAGATCCGAGGTCCTCAACTAAGAGAACTACTGGATTCAAAATGCAACATACTGTTCGATTGCGATGGGGTCATCTGGGAAGGAGAAAAAGCAATTCCCGGTGCTATAGAGGTGGTAAGCTTACTGAAAAACCAAGGGAAAAATGTATTCTTCGTTACCAACAATTGCACCAGGCCTAGGGACAGCTACATGCAGAAGTTTACGAGGTTGGGTTTTACTGACGTACAGAAGAGGGATATTTTTAGCTCTGCATACTGCTCTGCAGTTTACCTGAGGGATTTTGCCAACCTGCAAGGCAAGGTGTTCGTTATCGGGGGAGACGGGGTTTATAAGGAGCTCAGGGAAGCCGGGGTGCCCTTTGTGGAAAGTGAGCCGGAGACCCCTGGTATGACGATATCCGACTGCCCGCTCCATTCTGATGTCAAGGCGGTTCTGGTTGCATACGATGAAGATTTTAATTTTCTGAAGTTAGCTAAAGCATGCTGCTACTTGCGGGACTCAGAATGTCTGTTTATTGCTTCGGATCCAGACCCCTGGCACCCAGTTAGAGGAGGAAGAGTTACCCCTG GACCAACTGTGATTAACGAAAAACTG gcTGCCGGGTCACACCTTGTTGATGAGACAG GAAATGTAAAAGGAAGCATTAACAGCAAAGAGCCTGCTCCCATGGAGAAGCCAAACATTGAGGATAGAAGTTCTGAATATGTTGTCCAGTTCTTCAATGATGTCGATGGACACAAATCTCAAAGAAAGAATAAACAACTAACTAAGAGAGCAGCAAGAGTAGAATATTGGTTTATTAATTCAGTGGACCAGTACGATTAG
- the LOC117973851 gene encoding uncharacterized protein LOC117973851 isoform X1: MHNVMALPLRPSNSVEHYGTPLHEAGGNFRTRKKFPHFSRDDSKENMETPVKKIIFTPRPVTPMISQTQANLLSNLEYSKLSGKSVSPNLAMLRMTSGSSLQEKQRLLQEKHQKAKETLDKLAVGGGVSLWPEMNNMRLTADEGLVLFVSCVLMTFTVFIIFKYLHGPLLLSLHHYTDKVRAFSGNHPILSRSESSVNESVMRWHKDYWKLLDDIQRQFETHLHTAHATYILYLILYVVAVGTLLYYLADNMIQKSRLTPRRIKIWVLLLIATASWTVLMLQLLVYSQNLEHTIEATVHRLLEELAYLATLDFHLQTYHNVATYWRFRCLPPTTRGTLCIFGIVQVRDVFFYLQYYSVPVLTALCTPVLRLMLALKEMYIVPEKTQASLKR; encoded by the exons ATGCATAATGTAATGGCCCTTCCTCTCAGACCTTCAAACTCGGTGGAGCACTATGGCACGCCACTGCACGAAGCGGGGGGAAACTTTAGGACACGGAAAAAGTTCCCTCATTTCAGCAGAGACGACTCGAAAGAAAACATGGAAACGCCagtgaagaaaataatatttaccCCCCGGCCAGTGACACCCATGATATCACAGACGCAGGCAAATCTTTT GTCTAACTTGGAATACAGCAAGCTATCTGGGAAGTCTGTCAGCCCAAACCTTGCCATGTTGAGAATGACTTCAG GTTCAAGTTTACAGGAAAAGCAAAGACTTCTGCAGGAGAAACACCAGAAGGCAAAAGAGACTCTGGACAAACTTGCTGTCGGAGGAGGG GTGAGCCTTTGGCCAGAGATGAACAACATGAGGCTGACTGCAGACGAAGGGCTGGTCCTCTTTGTGTCGTGTGTGCTGATGACTTTTACAGTTTTCATCATTTTCAAATATCTACATG GTCCATTGCTGCTGAGCTTACATCACTACACTGATAAAGTCAGGGCCTTTTCTGGAAACCATCCAATCCTAAGCAGGTCCGAATCGTCTGTCAACGAGTCTGTGATGAGATGGCACAAGGATTACTGGAAACTGCTG GATGACATCCAGAGGCAGTTTGAAACCCATCTCCACACAGCCCATGCCACTTATATCCTGTATTTGATTCTCTATGTCGTTGCTGTCGGGACGCTGCTGTACTATCTTGCTGATAACATGATTCAGAAAAGCAGGCTCACGCCACGAAGGATAAAAATTTG GGTTTTGCTTCTGATTGCTACAGCATCCTGGACTGTACTGATGCTTCAGTTACTGGTTTATTCCCAAAACCTGGAGCACACTATTGAGGCTACAGTTCACAGGCTTCTAGAAGAGCTG GCTTATCTAGCAACACTGGACTTTCATCTCCAAACATATCACAATGTTGCCACCTACTGGAGATTTCGATGCCTTCCACCTACCACCCGGGGAACACTGTGCATCTTTGGAATTGTGCAAGTGAGAGATGTGttcttttatttacagtattacagtgtgCCAGTGCTAACTGCACTCTGCACCCCTGTCCTGAGACTGATGCTAGCTCTGAAAGAGATGTATATTGTGCCTGAAAAAACCCAAGCAAGTTTAAAAAGGTAA